A genomic stretch from Arvicanthis niloticus isolate mArvNil1 chromosome 12, mArvNil1.pat.X, whole genome shotgun sequence includes:
- the Popdc2 gene encoding popeye domain-containing protein 2 isoform X1, with the protein MNANGSSVAQPLWQRPVCSSWKQDVEGALYHLANCFLLMGFMAGSGVYGCFYLFGILGPGYLCYVLWGWFGACGLDVVLWNVLLTVACLLQLAHLVYRVRANTLPEEFSLLYRTLYLPLQVPLQVYKEIIHCCHEQVLTLAIEQTYAVEGETPINRLSLLLSGRVRVSQDGQFLHYIFPYQFMDSPEWESLHPSEEGTFQVTLTAETECSYISWPRKNLHLLLNRERYISRLFSALLGYDISEKLYTLNDKLFAKFGLRFDIRLPSLYHVLSPSASDGGPESEKDDEEALEADVSPAQARPICILPTTPCSAPPATTNFPVPLPQARMSRPDSGTLGEDSTSLVLEDFEEVSGSESFMDYRSDGEYMR; encoded by the exons ATGAATGCCAATGGCAGCTCGGTGGCTCAGCCCCTCTGGCAGCGGCCCGTGTGCAGTAGCTGGAAGCAGGATGTGGAAGGAGCTCTCTATCACCTGGCCAACTGCTTCTTGCTTATGGGCTTCATGGCAGGCAGTGGAGTATATGGATGCTTCTATCTTTTCGGCATCCTGGGCCCAGGCTACCTCTGCTATGTGCTGTGGGGCTGGTTTGGTGCTTGTGGGCTAGACGTCGTCCTTTGGAACGTCCTCCTGACAGTGGCTTGCCTGCTTCAGCTGGCTCACCTGGTATATCGAGTGCGGGCGAATACCCTCCCGGAGGAGTTCAGCCTCCTTTATAGGACACTGTACCTGCCCCTGCAGGTACCCCTGCAGGTCTACAAGGAAATTATCCACTGCTGCCATGAGCAGGTCTTGACACTGGCCATAGAGCAGACCTATGCTGTGGAGGGTGAGACACCCATCAACCGCCTGTCCCTGCTCCTCTCTGGCCG gGTTCGAGTGAGCCAGGATGGGCAGTTTCTGCACTACATCTTTCCATACCAGTTCATGGACTCTCCTGAATGGGAATCACTGCATCCTTCTGAAGAGGGGACCTTCCAG GTGACACTGACGGCTGAGACCGAATGTAGCTATATTTCCTGGCCCCGGAAAAATCTTCACCTTCTTCTGAACAGAGAGCGATATATCTCCCGCCTTTTCTCAGCCCTGCTGGGCTACGACATCTCTGAGAAGCTGTATACTCTCAATGACAAGCTGTTTGCCAAGTTTGGGTTACGCTTCGACATCCGCCTTCCCAGCCTCTACCATGTTCTGAGTCCCTCGGCCTCAGATGGAGGACCAGAGTCTGAGAAAGATGATGAAGAAGCCCTTGAGGCAGATGTGTCCcctgctcaagccaggcccatcTGCATCCTGCCAACAACCCCTTGTTCCGCGCCTCCAGCTACCACCAACTTCCCTGTGCCTCTGCCCCAGGCCAGGATGTCCAGGCCAGACAGCGGCACCCTGGGTGAGGACTCCACCAGTCTGGTGCTGGAGGATTTTGAGGAGGTTTCGGGATCAGAGTCATTTATGGATTATAGGAGCGATGGGGAGTACATGAGGTGA
- the Popdc2 gene encoding popeye domain-containing protein 2 isoform X2, with protein MNANGSSVAQPLWQRPVCSSWKQDVEGALYHLANCFLLMGFMAGSGVYGCFYLFGILGPGYLCYVLWGWFGACGLDVVLWNVLLTVACLLQLAHLVYRVRANTLPEEFSLLYRTLYLPLQVPLQVYKEIIHCCHEQVLTLAIEQTYAVEGETPINRLSLLLSGRVRVSQDGQFLHYIFPYQFMDSPEWESLHPSEEGTFQVTLTAETECSYISWPRKNLHLLLNRERYISRLFSALLGYDISEKLYTLNDKLFAKFGLRFDIRLPSLYHVLSPSASDGGPESEKDDEEALEADVSPAQARPICILPTTPCSAPPATTNFPVPLPQARMSRPDSGTLASRSPLQNSSQVMSRTQAPLAPTHTPEL; from the exons ATGAATGCCAATGGCAGCTCGGTGGCTCAGCCCCTCTGGCAGCGGCCCGTGTGCAGTAGCTGGAAGCAGGATGTGGAAGGAGCTCTCTATCACCTGGCCAACTGCTTCTTGCTTATGGGCTTCATGGCAGGCAGTGGAGTATATGGATGCTTCTATCTTTTCGGCATCCTGGGCCCAGGCTACCTCTGCTATGTGCTGTGGGGCTGGTTTGGTGCTTGTGGGCTAGACGTCGTCCTTTGGAACGTCCTCCTGACAGTGGCTTGCCTGCTTCAGCTGGCTCACCTGGTATATCGAGTGCGGGCGAATACCCTCCCGGAGGAGTTCAGCCTCCTTTATAGGACACTGTACCTGCCCCTGCAGGTACCCCTGCAGGTCTACAAGGAAATTATCCACTGCTGCCATGAGCAGGTCTTGACACTGGCCATAGAGCAGACCTATGCTGTGGAGGGTGAGACACCCATCAACCGCCTGTCCCTGCTCCTCTCTGGCCG gGTTCGAGTGAGCCAGGATGGGCAGTTTCTGCACTACATCTTTCCATACCAGTTCATGGACTCTCCTGAATGGGAATCACTGCATCCTTCTGAAGAGGGGACCTTCCAG GTGACACTGACGGCTGAGACCGAATGTAGCTATATTTCCTGGCCCCGGAAAAATCTTCACCTTCTTCTGAACAGAGAGCGATATATCTCCCGCCTTTTCTCAGCCCTGCTGGGCTACGACATCTCTGAGAAGCTGTATACTCTCAATGACAAGCTGTTTGCCAAGTTTGGGTTACGCTTCGACATCCGCCTTCCCAGCCTCTACCATGTTCTGAGTCCCTCGGCCTCAGATGGAGGACCAGAGTCTGAGAAAGATGATGAAGAAGCCCTTGAGGCAGATGTGTCCcctgctcaagccaggcccatcTGCATCCTGCCAACAACCCCTTGTTCCGCGCCTCCAGCTACCACCAACTTCCCTGTGCCTCTGCCCCAGGCCAGGATGTCCAGGCCAGACAGCGGCACCCTGG CTTCTAGAAGTCCTCTCCAGAACTCTTCTCAAGTTATGTCCAGAACACAGGCCCCTTTGGCTCCAACTCACACTCCTGAGCTCTAA